The Seleniivibrio woodruffii genome window below encodes:
- the rpoC gene encoding DNA-directed RNA polymerase subunit beta', producing the protein MKVSTLFDNKKERFFDAIRIKIASPEKILEWSSGEVTKPETINYRTFKPERDGLFCAKIFGPVKDWECLCGKYKRMKHRGIVCEKCGVEVIQSKVRRERMGHIDLASPVCHIWFFKGTPSRIGSILDLSIKDIERIIYFESYIVTDPKATPLKERELLTEDRYRKLIEDHGNNSFEAKIGAEAIKDLLKKVDLDLLLIELKEELRDTTSMQKKMKLAKRLRVVEAFRKSGNRPEWMILDVLPVIPPELRPLVPLDGGRFATSDLNDLYRRVINRNNRLKKLMELNAPEIIIRNEKRMLQEAVDALFDNGRRGRVIRSSNKRPLKSLSDMIKGKQGRFRQNLLGKRVDYSGRSVIVAGPSLNMHQCGIPKIMALELFKPFLYYKLEKERGIASTIKQAKKMVEEQRPEVWDVLEEVIREHPVLLNRAPTLHRLGIQAFEPVLIEGKAIRLHPLVCPAFNADFDGDQMAVHVPLSYEAQLEARTLMLASYNILSPAHGKPLATPTQDMVLGIYYLSREMRNAKGAGMKFSSPEEVLIALDHKKVDIHAEIKVRMNGKIYDTIPGRIILYKIVPEGIEFDVVNRLFTKKDLVTLVDTIYKRLGNFHTVQFLDALKNLGFAYSTVAGYSICIDDFIIPNEKADLLAQAHQKVREINDHYREGALTAGERYNQIIDTWSTTNDVITDKLMKNIQTIGGDKSKTAKRERFYNPIYIMAHSGARGSKAQISQLAGMRGLMAKPSGEIIETPITSNFREGLTVSEYFNSTHGARKGLADTALKTANSGYLTRRLVDVAQDVIISEDDCHTIKGIVITALMEGSEVVEPLGERIFGRYTLEDIYDSVSDELIVEAGSLITEEIVHKIEQAGIDRVMVRSILTCEAKHGACRMCYGLDLATRREVEMGEAVGIIAAQSIGEPGTQLTMRTFHIGGVASSSAEQSSLNAKIGGRIQTEDMKVVDNRFGEPTVLNRNGILKIIDVEGRVLEKYNIAYGTKLHIKDGSMVKQGDLIAEWDPYAAVIMTEFKGKVAFGDIVEGETLKEDIDQITGLSQKVIISNTRGRKQPRISIKSEDNKTIQRYILPVGANIMVEEGAEVMPGDIVAKIPRDTQKTKDITVGLPRVAELFEARKPKDPSVIAEIDGIVSIENTARGLRKLTITNEETNVKKSYSISVQRYINVHDGDRIKAGEALIDGLVNPHDILAVLGEEALQKYLVDEIQEVYRKQGVHINDKHIEVIVRQMLKKIVIEEAGDSIFMPNEEVYKSEFVKVYEEMIAEGKRPPQGRTILQGITKAALNTHSFISAASFQETTRVLTDAACSGKMDELRGLKENVIMGKLIPAGTGSKHICNSKYKFLNAGTKEA; encoded by the coding sequence ATGAAAGTGAGTACCCTGTTCGACAACAAAAAAGAAAGATTTTTTGATGCAATAAGAATCAAAATAGCTTCTCCCGAGAAGATCCTTGAGTGGTCTTCCGGCGAGGTTACAAAGCCTGAAACCATCAACTACCGTACCTTCAAACCTGAAAGGGACGGTCTGTTCTGTGCGAAGATATTCGGTCCCGTGAAGGACTGGGAATGTCTCTGCGGAAAGTACAAGCGTATGAAGCACAGAGGAATCGTGTGCGAGAAGTGCGGCGTTGAGGTTATTCAGTCTAAAGTGAGACGTGAGAGAATGGGTCACATCGACCTCGCTTCTCCCGTGTGCCACATCTGGTTCTTCAAAGGCACTCCCAGCCGTATAGGCTCGATCCTTGACCTTTCCATCAAGGATATTGAAAGAATCATCTACTTCGAATCCTACATAGTTACGGATCCGAAGGCTACTCCCCTGAAAGAGCGTGAGCTGCTTACAGAGGACAGATACAGAAAACTGATCGAAGACCACGGAAACAACTCTTTCGAAGCGAAGATCGGTGCGGAAGCAATTAAAGACCTGCTGAAAAAAGTGGATCTTGACCTTCTGCTCATCGAGCTGAAAGAGGAACTCCGTGACACCACCAGCATGCAGAAGAAGATGAAGCTGGCGAAACGTCTGAGAGTGGTTGAGGCATTCCGCAAGTCCGGCAACAGACCTGAGTGGATGATCCTTGACGTTCTCCCCGTAATTCCGCCCGAGCTTCGTCCCCTTGTTCCTCTGGACGGCGGCCGCTTTGCGACATCCGACCTTAACGACCTTTACAGAAGGGTAATAAACAGGAACAACCGTCTTAAGAAGCTGATGGAACTGAACGCACCAGAGATCATCATCCGCAACGAGAAGCGTATGCTTCAGGAAGCGGTTGACGCACTGTTCGACAACGGCAGACGCGGAAGAGTTATCAGAAGCTCCAACAAGCGCCCTCTGAAATCTCTTTCCGACATGATCAAAGGTAAGCAGGGTCGTTTCCGTCAGAACCTTCTGGGTAAAAGGGTTGACTACTCAGGCCGTTCCGTTATCGTTGCGGGACCCAGCCTTAACATGCACCAGTGCGGTATCCCCAAGATAATGGCGCTGGAACTGTTCAAACCCTTCCTTTACTACAAACTTGAGAAGGAAAGAGGAATCGCTTCCACCATTAAACAGGCCAAAAAGATGGTTGAAGAGCAGAGACCCGAGGTCTGGGACGTTCTGGAAGAGGTTATCAGAGAGCACCCCGTTCTTCTGAACCGTGCCCCTACGCTCCACAGACTCGGTATTCAGGCATTTGAACCTGTCCTCATCGAGGGCAAGGCTATCAGACTTCACCCCCTCGTTTGTCCTGCGTTCAACGCGGACTTCGACGGTGACCAGATGGCGGTTCACGTTCCTCTGTCATACGAAGCACAGCTTGAAGCACGCACACTGATGCTCGCTTCATACAACATACTTTCACCTGCCCACGGCAAGCCCCTTGCCACGCCTACACAGGATATGGTTCTCGGAATCTACTACCTGTCACGCGAGATGAGAAACGCTAAAGGCGCAGGAATGAAATTCTCCAGCCCCGAAGAGGTTCTCATCGCTCTGGATCACAAGAAAGTGGATATCCACGCTGAGATCAAAGTGAGAATGAACGGCAAGATATACGACACAATTCCCGGCAGGATCATCCTTTATAAGATAGTTCCCGAAGGAATAGAGTTTGATGTCGTTAACCGTCTTTTCACCAAAAAGGACCTCGTAACGCTGGTTGACACAATTTACAAACGTCTGGGCAACTTCCACACGGTTCAGTTCCTTGACGCACTTAAAAACCTTGGTTTCGCATACTCAACGGTTGCGGGCTACTCAATCTGTATTGATGACTTCATCATTCCTAATGAGAAGGCCGACCTGCTCGCTCAGGCGCACCAGAAAGTACGTGAAATTAACGACCACTACCGTGAAGGTGCTCTGACAGCGGGCGAACGCTATAACCAGATCATCGATACATGGTCTACAACAAACGACGTCATCACCGATAAACTGATGAAAAACATTCAGACCATCGGCGGCGATAAATCGAAAACTGCCAAGCGTGAACGCTTCTACAACCCCATCTATATAATGGCGCACTCAGGTGCGAGGGGTTCTAAGGCGCAGATATCACAGCTTGCGGGTATGAGGGGTCTTATGGCCAAACCTTCGGGCGAGATCATCGAGACACCCATTACGTCAAACTTCCGTGAGGGTCTGACGGTGTCCGAGTACTTCAACTCCACCCACGGTGCGAGGAAAGGTCTTGCGGATACGGCTCTTAAAACTGCGAACTCAGGTTACCTTACAAGACGTCTGGTCGACGTTGCTCAGGATGTCATCATCTCCGAGGACGACTGCCATACCATCAAAGGTATCGTGATCACAGCTCTCATGGAGGGTTCTGAAGTTGTTGAGCCCCTTGGTGAGCGTATCTTCGGACGCTACACTCTTGAGGACATCTACGACTCAGTTTCAGACGAACTGATCGTTGAGGCCGGTTCACTCATAACAGAGGAGATCGTCCACAAAATAGAGCAGGCGGGAATCGACAGAGTAATGGTTCGTTCAATCCTGACATGTGAAGCTAAGCACGGCGCATGCCGCATGTGCTACGGTCTTGACCTGGCAACACGCCGTGAGGTTGAGATGGGCGAAGCGGTGGGTATCATCGCGGCACAGTCAATCGGTGAACCCGGTACTCAGCTTACGATGAGAACGTTCCACATCGGTGGTGTTGCTTCTTCATCCGCAGAGCAGTCAAGCCTGAACGCCAAGATAGGCGGCCGCATCCAGACTGAGGATATGAAGGTTGTTGACAACAGGTTCGGTGAACCTACTGTCCTTAACCGTAACGGTATCCTTAAGATCATCGATGTCGAAGGCCGTGTACTTGAGAAATACAACATTGCATACGGAACCAAACTGCACATTAAAGACGGCTCTATGGTAAAACAGGGCGATCTGATTGCTGAGTGGGATCCCTATGCTGCTGTCATCATGACAGAATTTAAAGGTAAGGTTGCTTTCGGCGATATCGTTGAAGGTGAGACCCTGAAAGAGGACATCGACCAGATCACAGGTCTGTCACAGAAGGTAATCATCAGCAACACAAGAGGCCGCAAACAGCCCCGTATCTCTATCAAGAGCGAGGATAACAAAACTATCCAGCGCTACATCCTCCCCGTCGGTGCAAACATCATGGTGGAAGAGGGTGCAGAGGTTATGCCCGGTGATATCGTGGCAAAAATACCCAGAGATACTCAGAAAACAAAAGACATCACCGTGGGTCTTCCCAGGGTTGCAGAGCTTTTCGAAGCCCGTAAGCCTAAAGATCCTTCGGTTATCGCAGAGATTGACGGTATAGTTTCAATTGAGAACACTGCCCGTGGCTTAAGAAAACTTACCATCACCAACGAAGAGACTAACGTTAAGAAGAGCTACAGCATCTCCGTTCAGAGATACATCAACGTCCACGACGGCGACCGTATCAAAGCGGGCGAGGCTCTTATTGACGGTCTCGTGAACCCCCACGATATTCTGGCGGTTCTCGGTGAAGAGGCTCTGCAGAAATATCTCGTTGACGAGATTCAGGAAGTTTACCGTAAGCAGGGTGTTCATATCAACGATAAGCACATCGAAGTTATCGTTCGCCAGATGCTTAAGAAGATCGTTATCGAGGAAGCCGGCGACTCTATCTTCATGCCCAACGAAGAGGTTTACAAATCCGAATTCGTTAAGGTTTATGAAGAGATGATAGCAGAAGGCAAAAGACCGCCTCAGGGACGTACCATTCTTCAGGGTATCACCAAAGCGGCTCTTAACACTCACAGCTTCATCTCTGCCGCCTCCTTCCAGGAGACCACCAGAGTTCTTACCGACGCTGCTTGCTCCGGTAAGATGGACGAGCTCAGAGGCCTTAAAGAGAACGTTATCATGGGTAAACTCATACCCGCCGGTACAGGTTCGAAGCATATTTGCAACAGCAAATATAAGTTCCTTAACGCAGGAACAAAGGAAGCCTAG
- the rpsL gene encoding 30S ribosomal protein S12, translated as MPTLNQLVRKGRKKPVEKTKSPALQGNPQKRGVCTRVYTTTPKKPNSALRKVARVRLTSGIEVTAYIPGIGHNLQEHSVVLVRGGRVKDLPGVRYKIIRGALDAEGVKNRKKSRSKYGAKRPK; from the coding sequence TTGCCTACACTTAATCAGTTGGTAAGAAAAGGCAGAAAGAAACCGGTCGAAAAAACCAAGTCGCCCGCCCTTCAGGGAAACCCTCAGAAAAGAGGCGTTTGCACAAGGGTTTACACAACTACACCTAAGAAACCTAACTCGGCTCTTAGAAAAGTTGCAAGGGTAAGACTCACATCAGGGATCGAAGTTACAGCTTACATCCCCGGTATCGGCCACAACCTTCAGGAACACTCAGTTGTTCTTGTGAGAGGCGGAAGGGTAAAAGACCTTCCCGGTGTTCGTTATAAGATCATCCGTGGAGCTCTTGACGCAGAAGGCGTTAAAAACAGAAAGAAAAGCCGCTCTAAATACGGCGCTAAAAGACCTAAGTAA
- the rpsG gene encoding 30S ribosomal protein S7, with protein sequence MARRRVAKKREVLGDPVYGDTLVTKFINSLMYDGKKSVAERVFYQTLELIKAKTGKEGIEVFRQAVENVKPQLEVKSRRVGGATYQVPIEVKLSRKQALSIRWLINASRNRKERTMVDRFAFELIDASENKGNAFKKKEDTHKMAEANRAFAHFRW encoded by the coding sequence ATGGCAAGAAGAAGAGTAGCTAAGAAACGTGAGGTTCTTGGTGACCCCGTTTACGGCGACACTCTGGTGACTAAATTTATCAACAGCCTGATGTACGATGGCAAGAAGTCAGTCGCCGAGAGAGTATTCTACCAGACGCTTGAGCTTATCAAAGCGAAAACCGGCAAAGAAGGAATCGAAGTGTTCCGTCAGGCGGTTGAAAACGTTAAGCCCCAGCTTGAAGTTAAATCAAGAAGAGTAGGTGGAGCAACATATCAGGTGCCCATCGAAGTTAAACTGAGCAGAAAACAGGCTCTTTCTATCAGGTGGCTCATCAACGCCTCCAGAAACAGAAAAGAAAGAACCATGGTTGACCGCTTTGCATTTGAACTTATCGACGCTTCCGAAAACAAAGGAAACGCCTTTAAAAAGAAAGAAGACACTCACAAAATGGCTGAAGCAAACCGTGCGTTTGCCCACTTCAGATGGTAA